In Stigmatopora nigra isolate UIUO_SnigA chromosome 5, RoL_Snig_1.1, whole genome shotgun sequence, the genomic window gattaaatacttgattaaatttatatttaacattatGTGCATACTTCAAAACATATTGGaggaataaattaataaattaaattaaaaatatcaagATAAAGATCcaaattaaagtgaaaaattttacaaaaaatatactttaataaATGCCAAAcctccctttttaaattaattggatgtctattgttgtgAGTGATTGTTTTTGAGTTAcatattttggttttgttttttatatttggttttgttattattatattttcggcttttttagcagtttttttcaaattaaattttcatatcaatgctatttttttgggaATTTATGTACAAAATTTTAGTTGATTTTGCTCACTTTAGAGGCTTTGACCAATCACAATCATCACGTCaataatccagtaaaaaaaagtcatttatctTAACTTTATGTGCCATTTTCTGCccattagacaaaaaaaagtagtttcttctgttttccagatacatttttgttaaatttgttaCATAAATTCCGTCAAATATGCTAATCTAACGCATATTTCAAAAATCCGCCTATGTTTgttaacaacaaaaatgtcattcatcatcattatttaatattattgttcCAATAAGTTTGATTTTCAACGtacaattattgttatttaattaAAGATGAAGTACCATTGGACAATGCtcataatgtattaaaatatttacttttttttaaccctatcGTGGCCTAGTCTAGCAAAGACTATCAtgttgaaaaaattaaaataaacctaAGACGTCATCTAAATTAAGCCAAAGTCTTTCCTGCCATGAACTTTAATTCAACCAGACTCATACATCTGTTTTATTTGAGTTTGTGCTCTATGCAATCGCAAAAAAAGGTACTTTTAAACGTACCTGCGTGTCCAAATCCGAAAATTCTAATTGAAAGGTGCTgctaaattatcatttttaaaatgttttaatttattctttGTGTGCCGATGGTGACCTTTTCCAATTGTTTGCACCAAATGTCATCCTGAAGTGTGTGTCTACTTCAGTATTGAAGTGAATGAAGACATTTTAGTGAGGCTAATcaaggaaaaatgtaaaaaaaaaacaatgtcttttcaCCTTTATGCGAGTGATTTGTGTGTAGTAACGTAAGAGCTTCATTTATGTTCAAAATGTCACTTAACTCTACAATAAACTCTTTTCTTCTCAATCCAGACAATGGCTGCTCTCCATTTACTGCCTTTTATTTTCATATCCTTCCCAACCAggaatgattaaataaaataaaataagctaCAAATAATATTAACGAAACAAAATATACGTAGGCAGAAGTTGCTATTACGCATTTGTCCACAGGAGGACAGTGTCGCCAAATTAGATACGGAATCCACACAGGAAGTGTCGCAGAAAAATACTACGGGCAAAATGAGAATGGagtgttgtttattttattttaatttaatttaattaactgtgacaatttttatatcatttaatCCTGTCCTTTCTGGCTCGTGTTAATGTAAACTAATACGTTAATTTAAGAAATCATGAAAGTCACTTTAGACGCATACATCAATGTTAGCAGTTTTTCCGTAATTTGATCTTGCAGGCACATTTGTCGTAGTTATAGGGTtaataaaatctcaaaataagtctgaaaaataattttacaaacataattatataaattatttaccatttttatcatttatttgtgaCTGTGCACATATCATTGCTTTTTAGTGACGAAAAATGTACCTTGCAAGATTAAATTCAGGGCAAAAACCTTAGTatgaaatcaaaacaatgcCGAATAGGAAAAACATTACAATATCATAGTGGCTAGCAAGTGCAGCCTAGTGCTAAAACAATTTCAGGCCTTATTATGATATAACTACGCTTCAACTGCATAAAATGAAGTTCTTTTAAATGACAAGAACAAGCGGTCCCTTAACCCAACATGGCAACCGTGAGAAATCTCCTCACATGGTCGTCATTTATCCACCGAGCCCGCACATTTACCAACCGGGCATCAGCTTCACTTACCCGGCCGTGGATCAGCTTCCTCCCCCGGCGTGGAGGTGACCTCGTCCCGCATTGCAGCAGAGCTTTTAGCCTCTCTAGCTTCATCTTGAACCACTCAGACGACATCACCGTAAACACAGGTGGTTAAAGTACTCGCCCTGGTTTGAATAGTGAACATATTTGATGGAATTTATGTAACTTTTCAGGTTTTACGCAGGACGAAAATGATGGAGAAGAAGACTGGATGGAGGATGAAGAAGTGGAAGAGCTTTTCCAGGAGATGCAGCCCTCCACGGCTAATTTGGGGGACCAACAACGGGTCTTTGTGGTCCATCCTGATGTCAAATGGGGGAGTAGGAAGCAATATTTGACCACAGGTAGATGTAAATGTCACTCAAATGTCGTCAAAGTGGACCTAAACTTTATTTTCGTTGATAGCCGAGTTGATGATGGCGGAGGCAGTGGCGCTCGTCAACACCTTGGATAAGTGGACTGTGGCGGACCGGCTGGTTGTGTCCACCAAGACACCAGAGAAGAAGAAGATCTTTGGGAAAGGAAACTTCCAGATGATCACTGGTTTGAATGGGCGGAGTGGAGGTTGAAAAAGAGGAGGAGATTGGCGTTGAGTCGCGTTCTTTATCCTCACGTAGAGAGAATCAGACAAGCGCCGGGCGTGACGGCCGTCTTTGTCAACGTGGAGCGTCTTTCGCCGTCGTCAGAGGtgatttttgggttgttttacgtattttatacatattttgacTATTTAAATCGTCCATGGTTCTGatttaaagcattttatttatgttgtttttcagagggAGCTTGAAGAGGCCTGGGGGGTGAAGGTGTTGGACCGCTACACGCTGGTGTTGCACATTTTCCGCTCCAACGCCAAAACTAAAGAAGCTAAACTGCAAATCTCGTTGGCAGAAATCCCTTTGCTCAGGTAAGGGTTATgaaactgacacaaaatggccacaAAATAGCCAACAAAGTCTCCACTTTTCTCGCCAGGTCGCGTCTAAAGAACGAAATACTCAACTTGGACCAGCAGGGCGGCGGTAGCCGGTACATCGGCGGCTCAGGTGACCTTCGTCGGATTGGGTCATGTGACCCTTCCCGCAGATATCACCATCATTATTAATTATTCACAGCTGCCAAATACAACCAATCTTCCACTAGTATTTACAAAACTACTAATTACAAATTTTATATCAAAACTCAATTTTTCCCAAGCAATTtagatgaaaaaacattttagatataacatttcaatgtttttttaaataaatggattaaaagaactggattaaaatcattcataaatatttgttttatagatctaaaagaatgtttattttaatgtttaaaaaagtaatttacaaaataatgtattaactaaaagcacataaaaatgattaaaaaatgacaattattgatttaaaagggggaaaaatcaggaaatttaatattcatctactcttcatttgaatttgatcctaaaacatggCATGTAGAATCCTATCATTGCCCTCTAGTGGCAAATAATGTACATTGctaaaaaaatctacttaaaaAGATAAAGTTGGAAAATACTTAACGTTCCATATAGTGATGTGAGATATTTTTGCTTGGCCACAGGTGAGACGCAGCTGGAGGTCCGGCAGCGACTGCTAAAGGAACGCGAGCTTAAAATCCGTTCAGCGTTGGACAAGCTGGGCAGAAAACGCCAAATGCTCCGCTCTCGCCGCAAGCACAAAGACTTCCCGCTGGTCTCCGTGCTGGGATACACCAACTGTGGTCAGGAGGAGCTTCgccgagggtgctggagcctatcccagtccaCTATACATTTTCCCTTTTGCAGGCAAAACCACGCTGATCAAAGCACTGACGGGCGACGCGGGGCTCCGCCCCCAAGACAGGCTCTTCGCCACGCTGGACGTGACGGTGCACGGCGGCGTCCTGCCTGGACGCTTGGCCGTCCTCTACGTGGACACGGTGGGGTTCCTGTCGCAATTGCCGCATCAGTTGGTGGAGTCGTTCGCCGCCACGTTGGAGGACATCAAGCATTCGGTAAGGAGGTCGTTGGGTAATTGtgggtgacctttgacctaaggcCCGCCCACCAGGACGTCTTGATCCATGTACGCGATGTGAGTCACCCGGAGAACGTCAATCAGAAGGCTAACGTGATGAAGGTCTTGAGGAATCTACGAGTTCCAGAAGCGCTGCTCGGCTCCATGATTGAAGTCCACAATAAGATTGACCTTGTTGAAAAGTAAGTGGGTCAAAATTTTAGACgccatttttggttgtcattgAATCCATAAggaagtttttttaaatataggaattggatattttttcatttttttctgagtggttagcatgtcgggcTCGCAGCTCggggttttgggttcaaatccaggttgctccacctgtgtggagttggaaTGTTCAAAGTGGGTTTTCTTGGGGTACTCTGCTTTGCtgtcacattacaaaaacatgcatgctaggctaattggacaatctaaagcatgggtgtcaaagaggcagcccgggggccaaatttgggccgACACatgattttgtgcggcccgggaaagtcaatcatgagtgccgactttctgttttaggatcaaattaatatgaaaagtatagatgtatattaaatttcctgattttcacccttttaaatccataattgtcaatttttaatccatttttttctgtgtttttagttcgaaaatcattttataaaatctaaaaatatatttaaaaaaagctaaaatttacattgtcttagatctatgaaaaaaactgaaaattcaaggcttttaatccatttatattaaaaaaaaaaatctaaaaataatatctaaaatggtccggcccacgagttgacgttaatgctaCTTTTCCACAGCTACGTTCTGACGGAAGCCGACGCGGTGGCCGACGTGGTGGCCGTCTCGGCGCTGCACGGCCGTGGCCTGGACGCTCTGGAGGCGGAGGTGGAACGCCGCGCCATGGCGGCCACGGGCAAACATGCGCTCACCTTGAAGGTGGATCTCGCCACGCCGCAGCTCAGGTGAGTCCGGCGCTCCTTGCCCGTCTACGGCGCCCTCGCTAACCGCCAAATCCTCCGCCCGGTGGCAGCTGGCTGTACAAAGAAGCCGCCGTGCGGGACGTGGAGGTAGACGCCGACGAGGGCTCGGCCGTGGTGGAGGTCGTCATCGGCGCCGCCGCTTACGGACGCTACAAGAAAATGTTTGGCGAGCCCCCTGGTGGACGCCGCTGAATAAAGCCGATAATAAAAACATAGTATCACATCTTTGTGTTTACAGCTTCAATTGGTCTCCATGGCAACCGCACAACAAAATCCAGACACTGAATGATTTCACTTaacgggatttttttttatacacataaAATCAAAGTTAATTTTTCCTGATCAAGATTAAACAGCCCATTtctaatatacaaatatttcttCAAATATACATGAGTAAAAAGgtatgtttaaaaataacaccTAGTTATGTTATGGAATGACCCAAGTATTCAGCCGGGGATAGACTTATGATCACGTGACAACCGAATAGATTTTGAAGCGCCCATTTCAAATTGGTTTGGTCGTCTAGTGCCGCCAGTgacatacaattaaaaaaaaaaaaagaaaagatacaAAATGTGTCCTACCTCCGGCCGTGATTCGCCCTCCTTTTCTGAAGTTAGTAGCGCTAGCTAGGTGCCAGCTTGGGGATAGCTAGGAGCTAGCTTGGCTCAAGCTCGATGCTAGCTAGCTGGACACTAGCTCGACACTAGCTGGACACTGGCTAGACGCTAGCTGGACACTGGCTAGACGCTAGCTAGACACTAGATAGACGCTAGCTAGACACTAGCTAGATGCTGGCTTGACAAAAGCTAGACGCTAGCTGGACAAAAGCTAGACGCTAGCTGGACTAGCAAGATGCTAGCTGGACACTAGCTAGACACTGGCTAGACACTAGCTAGATACTAGCTAGACGCTAGCTAGACACTAGCTAGACACTAGCTAGATGCTAGCTAGACGTTAGCTAGACGCTAGCTAGATGCTAGCTAGACACGAGCTTGGCACTAGCTAAGCACTTGCTAGGTTAGTGCCAACTGGTGCTAATTTTGCCCTAGCTTGGGGATAGCTAGGCACTAGCTTGGTGCTAGCTTGGGATAGCCAGCGGCTAGCTACATTCTAGCCAGGGGATAGCTAGGCGCTAGCTGGGGGATAGCTAGGCGCTAGCTGGGGGATAGCTAGAGTCTGGCTAGATTCTAGCCAGACGCTAGCCAGACACTAACTGTGCGCTAGATTGGCGCTAGCTAGGTGGCATCCACTTGTGTTTGTCAGCTAGCAACTTTCGGTTGAGGGCGACTATAAGCGGGCAGAGGGGGAGAGTGCCCACAAAGTCCCCGGCGATGATGTTGATGGCGTCGGGCTGGGGACCGGGGCACTGCTCCTTGGTCCACTCCCTGAGGGTGGGCCACTGGGCGCAGGTTAGCGTTCGCAAGGACTGCTTGGGGTTGCTCATGATGTACGACCGGTACGCCGTCAGGTTGAGGCCCGCCACAAAGAAGCCCTCTGCGGAGGAATGGACGGGTCACGGGGTCACATTTTGTCGCACGGGTTTGAATCTGGCAACGCAGCAGACTCACGTGGCCGTCCCAACTGCTTGTTCCACTCCAGGAAGCTAATGGCGTCGTGGGCGCTACGCTCGTTGGCCCACCAATAGGGGACGCCGGGGAGCAACTCGTCGTGTCCCGAGGCCGCGACGTCGTCGTACGACAACAGGACCTGGCGACCCGACGCCCAAAGGCGGCGTAGCGACCAGTCGGCTTCCTGCAAAAACatgccaaaaaaatcaaaatattttcctttttttttggttttggctATTTTGAAGATTTTCAAACCCGATTCTTCCTGCTGggattaaaattaattaaaaaataaataaaagtgtcaATCCTTACCTGCCGCAAGCAGAGTTTGGACCCGAAAATCTTGTTGATGGCGCCAATGAAGAGGCGGTGAAGGGTATCGTTGAGACCCTCAAAATGGCGGCAGGCCAAGATGACCACTTCCTTGGGGTGCGAGTCCAGCCACGAGGCCACCGACCACAGGGTGTCCTGATGGGTAAACGCTAGCCGTGACCTTTTGATCCCAAGCGACTTGTCAGTGGCCGACGGACTCACCAGCACGGTGGCGTGCGTGTATAAAATGTGTGTGAAGTGCAGGTCCGACGACGGGTCGCGGGGTTTGTGCGCCACCCGGAGGTCAAAGTAGCGGATGCCCATGGAAAGCTGGTCTTCAATACAGCGATCCTGTCAAGGGTCaccaaaaatgttgttttttttaataaataaattaatagaactggattaaaatccctgaatatttagttctttatagatataaaaatatgtttattttagctttttttaaaatatattttaagattttacaaaatgatttttgacctaaaaacacagaaaattgattaaaaatgacaattattgatttaaaaagggggaaaatcaggaaatttaatatacatctaaacttttcattttaatttgatgctaaaacagaaagtcgtcatttactttctcgggccgcacaagtgatgcggtgggccagatttggcccccgggccgccactttgacacccatgcttTAGACTTCATATTTACAATTGAAAACCTATTAAACATTTAGGATTGCAATTTACAATTTAAATGTAGGATTTctatttaccatttcaaattcaTATTAACAATTAACATGCAGGATTCCAATTTacaattttacagttttttgggcGGTTTAATCTTTACAATTAACATCTAAAAAATTTGAAATATGCAAGTtgctaattattattataaacggGCACCCTCCGAAATTACTACATTTGAATGACTGCATGACAgtaaaatatgagaaaatgcCATTCCTCTTATTGTGAAATGCTAATTTAGGCGCAATGACtgattggttggttggttggttggttgattGGTTGGTTACCTGCGTGGTGGCCCACTTAAAGACGGTAGGCCTGGTAAGACAAGAGCAAAGGCCATCCAGAATCCGGAAAAAATCGGACTCGGACCTCACCAAAGGGGAGGAGATGTCCAAGCAGTAGCTCATCGTGTCGTGACTTCctaaagaaggagaaaaaaatgcaaacacgcGTAAAACAGCCATAACTGGTTTGCTGTCACGCAAGAGGAATCCTTACTCATTCATAAGGAACGCTAAAAtaacctgtttaaaaaaaatgctaaacataaattagcctttggctataatcttacatattttgtATAGGTGCATTATAATTTATATTGTGATTTTATTAAATAACGAGACGTTGGATTAGGAGCGTGAATGcagaaaaatataatttgtatACATTgcgtaatttaaaaaaatatatatttgaaagaaaGGTTATGctgaaaaatataatttgattacattgtattatttaaatatatatgcattttaaaGTAGGGTTATGCTAACATGGATAATCAATAAGACACaatatgacaacaacaacaaaatatagtcATAATGAATGAAGTAGCCATTGTTCGGGAGAGGTAGACTAGCAATTAAAGGGACAGTACCAGGTATTGCCAAGTGGGTAAGCGGGACGTCCTGCAACTCCTCGGGTAAATTGGACATCCAGTCCGAGCACCATTCTTCCATCTCGGTGGTCTTCTGCAAGTCGCTGAACATTGGACGCGTCGACGTGGAGTCTTTCTTCCCCCTTCCACGCGCAATTAATCGATGGCTTTCGATTTTTTCATCCTGGCCCTTTAAGAAATAAGAGGCCGAAGAGTAAACAGGAAGTAGCCCTGTTTTGGCATTCGCTGACCGTCAGTATTGGTGACTTGGCTTGTTTTTGGACGGTAGTAAGGCAGAGGCAAGCCAAGCAAGCCAAGCAAGCCCCCCCAACAACCCTATGAAAAAAGTTACCTTTCTCGTTCAGACCTTGTCTGACAACTTGACAGTCGTGTACGTGACGGATGGTAGATTTACTTCCTGGTCCGCACACGCATGCGCACTCGACGCAACAAAGATGCACAGCTGACAAGATGGTTCACTCGCATTGCACCCGTGAACCTGATAGCAATCGGAGTACGTTATCGGATTGTTGTATTTgtacaaataaagaaaataaggataaaaaatactcaataattgatttaaagatTTATTATCAAATGGAGGAAAGATGAAAAGTGAAGGCAACGTGTCAACGGAACGAAAACATGGCCAACTCCAACATTTTTAGTGTTCTCCATTAACAGCGAATGACATGGCGCTACTTATATGTtaaagaaataacaaaaataaaaatgtgttcttCCATAAGGAGTGGCATTAGCAACCTTGCTTAATTGCAGAATTTTCTTCTTATACTCTCAATTTTCTGtatgatgtaaaaaaataaaaaaatagaagcgACAGACATCATGACGATGTTATGATTATGATGTGTCATTTCCATTGACGGGGATAGACGTTCAAATTTGGTATCAGAAGAATTTTTCTAAATCAGTTGACCAATCACTTGACCGGAAGGTGACCAATCTTTTGATTGGAAGGCGACCAATCAGTTGACCGTAGGTTAACCAATCATCTGACCGAAAGGTGACCAATCATCTGACGGGAAGGTGACCAAACTTTTGATTGGAAGGCGACCAATCAGTTGACCAATCATCTGATGGGAAGGTGACCAATCATTTAAGTTGAGTGACCAATTGTTTGATCAGAGGGTGACCAATCATCTGAGTGGAGCGTGACCAGTCATTTGATCGGGAGGCGAGCAACCATTTGAGGGGAAAGTGACCAATCATTTGAGCGGAGGGTGACCAATCATCTGATTGGGAGGTGACCAATCATTTGAGCCAAATGTGACCAATCATTTGAATAGAAAATGACCAATTGCTAGATCGGGTGTGACCAATCAGTTGAATTATTTGATCGGAAGACCAATCATTTGAACGGAAGGTGGCCATTCATTTCTTCGGAAGGTGACCAATCATCTGATCGTAGCGACACCCACCTGGTGGAAATACATTCGACGTCTATCGCAGTCAACGTTACCAACACAAAAGCAGCaaaagtcgtttttttgtggtcattttcaatttttttttgtgaggttgAAAAGTTGCAGGTTCCAAAATCAAATTGGCGCGGTGGGGTCAGCGGACGCCCGGTGACCCTGCCGCATGTTTTGGCGTTACACTTACCCACGGCATGTCTGCTGTGAGAAAGTGGGAGGAGCCacggcataaaaaaaaatcttccgcCGTCCGTCACCTTCTCACGCAGTGCGCCGCCGGTCTGCCACGTCCCCGTCCTCCCTTTGGGGGGCGCCGGTGCCTCCCTTTGGCCTCGCTTTCCGAATCGCTGAGCTCCAGGTCGGGACAGTAACCGTCGCTGTCCTGGTACAAGCGTGCGGCGTTGGCGGCGGCCGGCTCGGCCCAGAGTTTGTCGTTGCGCTTTAGCTTGTCCGAGGCCCGCATGTCCTCGGTGGTCCGTACCAAGTTCATGGTGGCCTCCTTGAAGGAGCGGCCAAAGTGCTCCATGGCCGACTTTCCGAAAGCGCCCTTTTCCAGCGCTCGCTCGGGGGCGTCGGCCTCCGCCGGCGTCTGGCACGAGCTGTCCTTTTGCGCCACGCCGTTGTCCGAGAGGCCGTTTTTGGAGGGGCGCGCTCGTTCCGTCTTGCCTTCGGACGAGTGGGCCGCCACGGACGCCGACGGTGGCGGTCGGATGACGGCCGGCTTCCCCGTCTTGGGCTTCCCGGCCCCCGCCGGGCGTCCGTTGGCGCGTTCCTCTCGCCGGACGCGCCCGTGCATCTGCGGTTTGCCCCGACCGGGGCCTTGGCCGCGGCGCTGGGACACGTTTCCGCTGTTGTCCGGGCACAAAGGCCCGTTGGCCGATTTGGAGGCGGCGTGGCAGTTTGCCGGGGTGGGGGCTTTGGGCATTTTCAGTTTGAGGGTAATCCTGGGCGGGGGCCGGAAAAGGACGCTCTCCACTGGGGACGAAACGGCCACGCCTtgggagaggaagaaaaaaatgtgttattgggggaaaaaaaactggggggggggcttgagaggggaaaaatataataatatatatactataaacatgtgtgtacgtgtatatgtatatagaaaatggaaaaagggGAATTTCTACAATGAAAaagaagtttttcaaaataaaataaagttatttaacaaatacagaattggatttgaaaaaaataaataaattccaaCCGTGTTTTTCTGAAGCTTTACCGCCCTCTGCGGGCGTATTCAcgttactacaactactaaaaACGCTCGTACAGAGCAACAGTGGTAAAAAACTGGGTTTTGGTCATTGAAAAATGATGACCAATGATCAAAATATGACCATTTTTAAACTATtaatcattttctattttttacatcattttgatatcacaatAAGTacatttatgaatgaatacaacAGAAATGCGAGTTCCTACAgccctcccaatcaaaatgtattggatgaGTGGTTAAGGGGCGTGTCAAAGAACCACCACAGCAACTTACCTGCAGAGATCTCTTGTCCGACGAGGGTGACGTGGACGTTGAACATCTGTTCCTGGGCTTTACTCTGCAGCAGCTTCAGCTTCTCGCGGCGACTCACCATGTAACACAAGTTGCGGACCTAGGACAACACAAAACCTTGCTTAAAATGGCCGAATTTTGACATATTGACAAACACACTGACCCTTTCAAGGTCCTGCCGCAGATGCATGAACATGCGCATGCGCGTGTGGATGCTGTCCTGATGCGGCTCGGGCACCAGGTTTTCTTCGTCCTCTTTTGGCGCCAGCAGGGCCTTGTTAAAGTTGCTCTTCCTCTTCAGCTTCCAGTACTGGTAGACAAAGTCCAGCACGCGTGGGGAGAGTCCGGCACCCCGCGACACCTCCTCGGGCCGCACCAAGGCGTAGAACTCCTCCTCCAGCTCCTGCAGCCGCTGAGCCCGCGGTCCCACCTTGGTAGAGTCCGGCGGCGGCTTGGCGCGTGCCGGACTGAGGCTGAGTCCGGCCTCGCCCGGCGCTTTGGGCTTGCTGTGCTTGAGGCAGTACGACTTGAATTTCACTTCGTCGCCCTCGTCCAGGATGGTCTTCATTTCCAGGCTGTGCTCAAAAGCGCAAGTCACGTGGAAGGGCGTCGTGCAGTTCTTCACCGAGCACTGCggaacacaaaatattttggtttggacagaacttaaaaaaaaaaaaaaaaaaaaatggtgtcaaaTATATGGTTGGCGGGCCGGAATTGGTCCATTAGTGGAAATGATCcggtccgttttttttttttttgcctgaccgATACTTTCTGATGCATTAATAAATACTGTAAGTATAGAATATtacatcattcattttttaaaggatttctcCTCACAAcgttcgcaggggtgctggagctgacttTATAAATAAACTGGTCCGACCcacacaagattttttttacgcCCCGCCAAGAAAAGTGAGTTTGATAC contains:
- the gtpbp6 gene encoding putative GTP-binding protein 6; translation: MATVRNLLTWSSFIHRARTFTNRASASLTRPWISFLPRRGGDLVPHCSRAFSLSSFILNHSDDITVNTGFTQDENDGEEDWMEDEEVEELFQEMQPSTANLGDQQRVFVVHPDVKWGSRKQYLTTAELMMAEAVALVNTLDKWTVADRLVVSTKTPEKKKIFGKGNFQMITERIRQAPGVTAVFVNVERLSPSSERELEEAWGVKVLDRYTLVLHIFRSNAKTKEAKLQISLAEIPLLRSRLKNEILNLDQQGGGSRYIGGSGETQLEVRQRLLKERELKIRSALDKLGRKRQMLRSRRKHKDFPLVSVLGYTNCGQEDPLYIFPFAGKTTLIKALTGDAGLRPQDRLFATLDVTVHGGVLPGRLAVLYVDTVGFLSQLPHQLVESFAATLEDIKHSDVLIHVRDVSHPENVNQKANVMKVLRNLRVPEALLGSMIEVHNKIDLVENYVLTEADAVADVVAVSALHGRGLDALEAEVERRAMAATGKHALTLKVDLATPQLSWLYKEAAVRDVEVDADEGSAVVEVVIGAAAYGRYKKMFGEPPGGRR
- the LOC144196429 gene encoding PI-PLC X domain-containing protein 1-like; the protein is MFSDLQKTTEMEEWCSDWMSNLPEELQDVPLTHLAIPGSHDTMSYCLDISSPLVRSESDFFRILDGLCSCLTRPTVFKWATTQDRCIEDQLSMGIRYFDLRVAHKPRDPSSDLHFTHILYTHATVLDTLWSVASWLDSHPKEVVILACRHFEGLNDTLHRLFIGAINKIFGSKLCLRQEADWSLRRLWASGRQVLLSYDDVAASGHDELLPGVPYWWANERSAHDAISFLEWNKQLGRPQGFFVAGLNLTAYRSYIMSNPKQSLRTLTCAQWPTLREWTKEQCPGPQPDAINIIAGDFVGTLPLCPLIVALNRKLLADKHKWMPPS
- the jade3 gene encoding protein Jade-3, encoding MKRLRPSSSSDTSDNESPSTSFCSNKYGSKAGTPVADPKKPAEVFRKDLISAMKLPDSHHVPPEEYYLLADSWKQDWEKGVQVLASPDTIPRASVRIMLEKSKEVLYGHQKKFIQCPGSESAELGHLDIKELAEAMCRYDLDDVDIYWLRALNAQLMSMGEEPVDELTMERAMEALEGQCHLNMRHAIETVEGLGIEYDEDVVCDVCRSPDSEEGNDMVFCDKCNICVHQACYGIVKVPVGNWMCRTCVLAIDPQCLLCPKKGGAMKATRAGTKWAHVSCALWIPEVSIACPERMEPITKVSHIPPSRWSLICSVCKIKTGACIQCSVKNCTTPFHVTCAFEHSLEMKTILDEGDEVKFKSYCLKHSKPKAPGEAGLSLSPARAKPPPDSTKVGPRAQRLQELEEEFYALVRPEEVSRGAGLSPRVLDFVYQYWKLKRKSNFNKALLAPKEDEENLVPEPHQDSIHTRMRMFMHLRQDLERVRNLCYMVSRREKLKLLQSKAQEQMFNVHVTLVGQEISAGVAVSSPVESVLFRPPPRITLKLKMPKAPTPANCHAASKSANGPLCPDNSGNVSQRRGQGPGRGKPQMHGRVRREERANGRPAGAGKPKTGKPAVIRPPPSASVAAHSSEGKTERARPSKNGLSDNGVAQKDSSCQTPAEADAPERALEKGAFGKSAMEHFGRSFKEATMNLVRTTEDMRASDKLKRNDKLWAEPAAANAARLYQDSDGYCPDLELSDSESEAKGRHRRPPKGGRGRGRPAAHCVRR